The Coffea arabica cultivar ET-39 chromosome 9c, Coffea Arabica ET-39 HiFi, whole genome shotgun sequence nucleotide sequence aaatgtaatttgtcccccttttttttttttttttttttgggttaggcAGACAAATAAATTCTGGGACATGGGAAAAATTGAGTACGAGAAAGAATTTACCGCTTGCAGAATTTCGTCAGAGGCACCATTTTTCAACATCCTAAGACCAGCAGTTGCCTACGATTGATAAAAAGTAACTTCAAAATTTCTGGAAAGATTACTATCAGGAATTGAGGTTTTAATTAACTGCTATAAACAGACCCCAAGTTTAACTGGCGTTTGAGGACGCAACTCTTCTGGAACAACTGCTTGGCCTTCCAGCAATAGGGCCTTTAGAGATAGTGCAGCAGCTTGAGGATCATCCGCATAGGAGCTCAACCCTGGATTCGTCTGCATGAACgaaataaaccaaaaaactaTCGAAATTTTCGTGTATTTTTCAGACACAGGATACTTCTAATTAAGAAATTTAATCAACCATACACATGTTACACTGTTAAAAGTGGTATTCTGGATTCATTAGCAGTTTTGGACAACACAATTGAGCTAAAACTTCATCCACCTACAGATCATAGATTATGCGGTGAAAATTAATTCAGCTTCGATTCATTTACTATAGTGTTATACTCTCTCTAAAATTAGTGGCTGTAGTTCAGTTTTGACCACTTGATCTATTATCTAATAAAGACTTTGCCTAAATAATCTCGAGATAGTTGACTGAATCACTATTACCTTGTCATAAAACTCGAAATCCTGGCCAATGCGAAGAAGATCCATGTTTGGATCAAAGCGAAAGACATGAACTCTGCTACCAGTGCTTCCAGCATCGAAAATCACAGCATATTTTTCTGTTTCTTCGCTACGAAGAATACCATCCAATGAAAACTTGCGATTGAGGGCTTGAGATGGTTCTGCCCCAGCAGCATCCAAGACATAACCTGTTGAAAGGAGGAAGAGTATACAGGAGAATGTAAAAAGAGGCAAAAGCTGTTGCTTCTGCTTCACCATATCTATGCTTTCCTTGGTTGATCGTCAACCTGCATGAAAAGGAAGATTGCATTCATCAAACATTACAAACCATAGCAACAGAAAAAACCTATAAAGGGCAATTTTATCACCACAATTGTTACCAGGTCACTCTCTTAGTTCTCAAGTAAGTCGCAGCTTTTGGTGAATAATATCAGGTGTGATGATCATGCATATATATAAAATGGTTCTAGTTGATTAGGATCGATTTGATTTGTCCCACCTCAGCTTTTGAGGTTTAGTCATTATTTTTAGCAAATAATATTAAATTCcccattgattttttttttcccgtacGTAGGAGGTATCCGGTCTTCGAATACGCCGGACCCGACTAATCCTCCTACAGTTCAAGAGAAGATGCCCCTTCTCTTTGAACACGTTAATTCTGGGACTCGAATCCTGGTTGGGGGATGGACAACCGATCCTGAGGACGGCCGTGACCAACCGAGCTATCCAGGTGAAGCAAATTCCCCATTGATTGAGAGACTAAATGTGTGGAATATGATATTGAAAGATGTACCTAGTGGGTATTAGACTAATTAATCAGGGCTAGTAAAATGATTACAGCtaatttcaacaataaaataTCCACGTGCTACCAAACATGTACACTTGTACATGCACGAGTGGCTAAgcagaaaataattattaaCGCATTAGTACCAAAAGCTATCAATAATTTACACAAGGGTAAAGTGCGCCGGACGTCACTAAACTATTCTGAAATCTCAGCCAATAAATCatactctttttttctttttggggcgTCAATCAGCCCACTAAAGCATCTAAAGCCCTCAAACCAAGTCATTCTGTCAATGTTTTGTTGTTAATTGAGATGGAGTCCCATTCCGCATGAGAGGCCTGCGTGAATGGGAGGGCCAATTCTGAACGTGGTGGTACAAAGGCTTCGGCCTGAATTATGTTTATTTCGATCGAATATAAGTCCCATCATTAGGCAGCATTAACAGTGCGTATTAAAGAAATAACACACAAAGAAAAAATTGTTAAGCCAAAATCTTGTACTTCACTTTTGCTCAAAGTAGCGCCTTCGTTTTCGCCTTTGCTCAAAAGAAGAGCTTtcgtgctgataacgtgttataaaactaatcaaataagctactataatatcaagtgaaatattggagaaagaagtagagaaatGGAGAGTAATATTCTTATATTCCAATAAGATACAAAAGTCATCCCAAAGGGtttcaatgtacctctatatataggcactacaagattaaaggtacataAATCCTATTAAACATCCACTATTACaataatatgaagaaacctatgaaacggtttctccactacatgaatagatttatgaattgtaacttctatacataagtagccataaaatcatgaattaatccccttgggaatacaaagggacatccacatttttgttatttcataacATGTGGATAGAATAGTCTCATTATTAATCAAATTCTTTTGGTTTTTAccagacttttttttttggtaaaaaattacTCCAATTATTGGGAAAAATCCTTCCTACCTCTTCAATTATTGGGACATGCCCAAGAAGCAAGCAAATCTTGCTCGTTTGACCAAAAAATAATTGAATGAATAACATTTGGTTGAGAAGCCTATCCCATCATTGAAGCTCCATAGCGCTAAAAACAGTAAGTAGAAACAAAGAAACATCAAACACGTCGACAAGTACAAGGTAGACATGAAACTCGTGTTACAGCttcaatattttttaaaattgtcaTCGTCTGTGAATTATTTCTGATTGTCTTTTCGCTTCTTGCTCCTTTTCTTTTAGAATGTAGAATGAGCACGAATCAGATAATTGTGTTGCCACTTgccgcctttttttttttctttttgacaagGGAACCGTAGCCGCTATTCGAAAGTGCGCACCGGATAAATTTCGTTCCAAACCACTGGACCAATGGCTCAGTAGCCACTAGggagggacttaagtccctccttGGGCTGTTGGTGAGAGTTCAAACCTCACCAGCAGCGAAAAAAATTTAAGGGTTGTGTCATAGCATTCTCTTGGTctagttgggtctgtataccCACTAACCCCTACAACAGCCTCCTTAAGCTCCccctccccctagattaggataaagtaggttatacaaatgtatcgttgctgactaaaaaaaaaaaaaagataaatttcGTTCGATGCAATAGCTCGCCAACTATAAGGAAGGGTAAGACGCACATGACAAGTCCTGTGCGATAGACGGAGGAGAGGTTCAAATCCAGATTGACAGGAAGACATGACACCAATTCTATTTGCCACTTTAGAGACTACGGATTAGGTTTTTGTCTTCAAAATGATTCGATTTTTAGCATCTCAAGCGCATTGAATAAGGTGATTTCTTccatatcatcaataaaataactTAAGGTTTCCGAATTAGTGTGTTCATTGGAATGGATGATTTGTTAGTATGTCAGGGTTCAACAAACTTCATCCAGTACTATTTCTTTACCATAATGTTACACTAAATAAGAGGTTCGTCAATTAGATATTTGTCCAGGAGACAAGTGTTTTCACATAAGTACAATCGAATCCCAACAATTTTAGGCCTTAACATAATTCCTTTTGTTGGGGATAAGGTGAGGTTATATGAACAAAAAGAAGATAGAGCTTTACatacagatatatatatatatatttatttatttatttatttatttttccacGAATTAACTTCAATTTGTACCTTCAAAATTGTACTTTACTTTTTCACTTTGcatactaaatttcaattttggataCTCTGCATTCtaaacttttaattttgggCACTTTACAATCTAAACTTCCAGTTTTattccattcaagtccaatcaatgACAATGTTAGTAAAATTAATAGCACAAAGGGTCTAACAAGTTCATGATAATGCATTGAAAGTGATCAATAGGAGTTAAGGTATCACAATTAGAAGAAAATGATACAATTAGCAGAAAGAATTTTCGATTCTCCTCCAATCCAACCGCATGCAATGTGCCATCTACGGATTTAAATGGCACATCATTTTCAGGGGGTTTTTCTTCTTTAGATAGAGGGCTTAATGAAGATCAACTATTTTGGCCTCTGTCATCATTATgaccttttattttgggttCTCTTGTATATTATTGTCTTGTGGAGATCTGTATGCAATTTGGAGAGGATTTGAGAGGCTTTCAAATCCTTGGTCAAATCCCTTAATGCAAACACAACTTcttcttgtttggattgcatttttctggaatttttttgtagaaaaattactgtagcaatttgacatatgtaagataaaaaaatgattggaaaatgtgttcacggaaaacgtaataatttttctttggaaaattGCTGTCCAAACAAGGCATTTCTTTTAAAACCCAAATCAACACGGGAACAGAAACCACAGGATAATCAAAGCTAAAACAGCTTCCAGCAGAAATGTTAGCTATTAGGTTAATCATCTATTGAGACACCAGCCATAGACCCTTACACATTATGCTTCCGCCTGATCTTGCCCTTGCCATGACGCTTCCTCTTGGCCAACTTGATCTTCTTCTTCAGCTTCTTTCCAACAGGTTTCAAGGCTTTCATGCTGTCATTGATAGCCATCTCAACATCTGCCAATCGTGAATTACAGATAGATCAGGATGAGGTACAATCGACACTAACTTGAGTCGTAATAACAACTATATTAGTCTAGAAATGATGTGTTAAGTTACAAAAGCAATGATCACCATGACAGTACATATATCTGCAAAAAGGTCGATTCTCAGAAAAAATTTCAGGGAGAACAATAAGCATAGCCACCCCAAACATGGAAAGCCAGAGTTTTCAGTCAAGAAGTGGTGTATACGACAAAATAATTATTAGAAGAATCTAAACACTACTAGCCAAAGGACATAAGATTACACTTCCAAACATAATTAGTGAACTATAAAATGCGAGCATCAGCAAAGAATCAACAATTTCTAAATAACTGTCTCCATCACCTAAGCCAGAATTTTCAATAAAGAACTGGCATGCTTATCAAAGTAATTATTAGGAAAATCTACAATACCAAGCTGAAAAACACAAGATTTGCCTCCCACACATGAACAACGAACTAAATAATGTGATCATCCAGCAGAGATTCACAATTTCTGATTACCTATCTACATGACCTAAGAAGCATTTATTTCCTCAAGTTGAAAAATCTACAGACTTACCTAACTCTCAAACAAGTACCAAGTATGTTTTTTTAAGATGCCTAACTggaactaaaacaacaaaatcaagTACATAAACCATGACATGAAAGCAATTAATGCTTGAAACATCTTCacaaatttttataatgacAGCCAACAGTCTTCAAGGGAGTTATTAAAGTACTAATGGAGGCATTGGAAATGGAGAACCAAGCTTAGAGAAATATAAAACTCCAAAGATAAGGTAGACTTTCACCCAAATAACATCTTAAATACTCTTCAACCAATCAACTCGCAGAATTCAAGTTGATTATTTTCCataattttcaaccaaaatgtGATTTAGGAAGAGCTAACATCAATTATATATCAACTACTACTCTTGATATGAGAAAGTCTAgcaaaaataaacatatatataaatatatatatatatatgtactacATGAACCATTTGTCATTATTTTTAGCTGAAATGGCACTGCTACTATGGTAATTTACTAATTGTTCACCTCACCTCCAATATTAAGCCAAGCTTCAATTGCTAGACATCCATATAAAAGATCACAAAACTCAGATCCATTTGTCATAATGCAATGTAGCGACTCATGTGACTCTGAAGAACTGATTTCTAAGTCATGTGACTCTTAAGTATCTAACTTTTTGTACCATTTGGCAATCATCCAGTGAACTCATTCTAACACATATCGAATGCCAGGGGGCAGTACTGGATTATATTTTTTGTTATAGAGATTTTAATTcttattttgacaaataatttcAGAAGAAATACGTGAGCTTTGTTCAGTTTCTCCACCAGAAATTGATCAAGCATGAAGTTGGAATATCAGTTTGTAAGTCCTACCATAAATAGACTATATCTTTCTTGAGTACACTATTTCAGCCGTCACACATAAACATAGAATGCCCACCAATGCCTCAGAGTCCATACCACAAGCCAGTTTTCAGGGAATTGAGTATCAGACATTCAAATGTGCACCGCACCACAGACCACCACCAAAGTCTATGTAAAATACATAGCATATCCATGTGTTCTAAAAAGCATATTTTGGGTGCATGCCCCTTAAAGCAGGGGATGCAGAAAAACATAAATTTGTCAAAGCAAAGGAGGACACAGTATATCTTTGCAGACACTTATTCAGTTGCAGACAATGTTCACAACATTCAGTAAGTAtgttcaattaataatgaaGCAACAAGCCAACTGATCCCACTAAATTTGGGTCATCAGGTTAATTACCAGGTTGACCATTCTCGagtgtttttgaattttttatttctttgtggCCTATCAAAAAGTTAAAACTGGATAACAATAACTTCATATGGTACACATATATAGAAAAACTAGCAGAGAAAATGTTTGTCAACGATAATTGGCTTTTCCTCATCGAAAATTCATGGTTTTCCAATCTTATAACCTAAACACAGACAAGCACAAATCTTGCCTATGATTACTTCTAGTTCACATCACTGTTATCCTCTTGCCTAGAAACCAAGTCAGGGACAGCATAAACAGCAACCAAGAAACCCATACACCCACCTTCAGTGTCCCACAGTATCGACCATATATAGTCTTAACTCTTAGTACTTCACGTTTACAAAATGAAACTGTTAATAGCACATCAAAATCAGAACTTTCCTATTCAACTTGGATGGCCAATTCCTTGCAGCAAAAATCCATAGAAAATTAGGCAGCAATACTAATAATATGTTCTAAAGTTCATCAATCTAATACAGAAGGCAACATAAATTAGCAGCTTTCGCCTTTCCAAACATCACACCACCAAAACTACTTTCATGTGACATCTCTTACACCATTACTACAAAATTACTTGACACCTaataaatacaaaagaaaaccaagaaaacaagaaacaaaaacaaagaattAACCAAAAATAGCAACAGGCAAACACCAGAAACCGGACAAAAAAAAGAATCCAACCTAAATTACATCATACAAGAAtcaattttcaactcaaacaaaaAGGGCTCATgagaaatcaaataaaaatcataCCCATATCATTTGTACTGGTACTTGAGGGAATAGTAGTAAGATCCATAGAAGAAGCGTCGGAATTATGCGACCTAACGGGCAGCTTAGGGGCATTAAGGGCAGCTTCCTGGGCAGCAAGCTTAGCTTCCTCTTTCTTCTGGTACAAGGGCTCCACCATCTCTCTTCTTATAGCTCTTAGCctcttctccctttttgacCTCATTGACTTCGCCATTTCTTCAAGTTTTGGGTATTTTCTGCAACTCTTTCTCTGTTTTTTGACTTGCCTCTTGTTCTGTTGATTGAGTCGGTAATGTCAGTTGGAAGCGTTTAGGGTTTTACAATTTCCAGAGTTAGGGAGTCCGGGTCGGTTTATCGGTTAGATTTGGAGTATCCGAACCCACATCATTTGTATTAACCATTTACCAAtaagaaataaaactataaaataGATTTTTTCAGTTACTTGACTTGTTGAAGAAAGATTATTGACCtcaaaaaaagagcaaaaaaccTCAGCGGTCACTAAACTATTGGTCAGATTATATTTTAGTCATCAAACTATTGTTCATCAGTAATTGATTACTGAACAACTTAATCAGTAACCATTTAGTCGATAATTGCTCTTAATTTGTGGAATTAGCAGTATATGTGGCAAAGCGCAGGGTAATTTTGTCCAACAATTATGCGACCCTATTTCACAGATTAACTGCTAATTTTACAGATTAAGAGTAATTATAGACTAAATGGTCACGGTTTActgattaagttgtttagtggCCAACTACTAacgaaaaatagtttgatgggCAAAACATAATCTGACCAATAATTTAGTGA carries:
- the LOC113708092 gene encoding uncharacterized protein, whose translation is MAKSMRSKREKRLRAIRREMVEPLYQKKEEAKLAAQEAALNAPKLPVRSHNSDASSMDLTTIPSSTSTNDMDVEMAINDSMKALKPVGKKLKKKIKLAKRKRHGKGKIRRKHNV